The DNA region CTGCCCCGGAAAAACAAAAGCAATCTTTCTCATCTCTTTCCCCCTTAAAGACAGTGAATAGTGAATAGTGAACAGTGATTATTAATCCCCGTTACATATCACCAACACTTCTTACTTCTTGAATCTTCATTCAACCTTAAACCTTCACCCTTCTTGCTTCTTGCATCAACCTTCTACCTTCAACTATCAACCTTCTACCTTCTTGCTTCTTACATCAGCCTATGCCTATCTTCTCACCATTTTATAAGACTAGCCCCCCATGTTAATCCCCCGCCGAAGGCATCCAGAACTACATAATCACCTTCCAATATCCGTCCCTCAGTAACGGCATCGTGTAATGCTATAGGGATGGAGGCTGCAGATGTGTTACCGTATTTCTCCAGATTTACCATGAACTTCGACATAGGTATATCTAATTTCTTACCGACAGCCTGGATTATCCTGAGGTTGGCCTGATGAGGAATAAAGAGCTTAATATCATCCGATGTAAGTCCGTTATATTTCAACACCTCTCTGGCCGCCTCTGTCATGGTATTTACAGCTACCTTAAACAGTTCATTTCCCCTCATCTTAATAAATTGCTGCCTGTCTTTCAACATATTCTCACCGGGAGGTATTCTTGTCCCACCCCCAGGTACATAAAGCATATCCCATAATTTACCGTCTGATCTCAGATGTGTTGAGATTATCCCATGTTCACCGGAATCTGCCTGTAATACTGCGGCTCCACCGCCATCCCCGAACAATACACAGGTGCCT from Nitrospirota bacterium includes:
- a CDS encoding ketoacyl-ACP synthase III, which gives rise to MRTRIIGTGSYLPEKVLTNYDLEKMVDTSNEWIMGRTGISERRIASENEAVSDLAYNASRCALKNAGIKPEDLDFIIVATVTPDMLFPSTACLVQQKLGIDGIFAFDLSAACSGFVYAMSVADNFIKSGMYRTGLVIGAEVMSRLVDWTDRGTCVLFGDGGGAAVLQADSGEHGIISTHLRSDGKLWDMLYVPGGGTRIPPGENMLKDRQQFIKMRGNELFKVAVNTMTEAAREVLKYNGLTSDDIKLFIPHQANLRIIQAVGKKLDIPMSKFMVNLEKYGNTSAASIPIALHDAVTEGRILEGDYVVLDAFGGGLTWGASLIKW